The following are encoded together in the Malaya genurostris strain Urasoe2022 chromosome 3, Malgen_1.1, whole genome shotgun sequence genome:
- the LOC131436625 gene encoding enhancer of split malpha protein-like, whose protein sequence is MHSYGYNVAHSNNSINENKYNNEKLLKSSPVYKLKKILKPIAALLKSKKAAKQQLQDFQSFQHYYAPEQDFSADCEYDNSANERLESQLLAEIAECHANAAIFVYEDNQVQIQPVQPEEQYVPVHFARTEAGTFFWTTMAREADSDLIQPCHCFSDHQLPQQEFCDRWAQA, encoded by the coding sequence ATGCATTCCTACGGATACAACGTTGCCCACAGCAACAACAGCATCAACGAAAACAAGTACAACAATGAGAAGCTACTGAAGTCTTCGCCAGTGTATAAGCTGAAGAAGATTTTGAAACCGATCGCCGCTCTTCTCAAGAGCAAAAAAGCAGCCAAACAGCAGCTCCAGGACTTCCAGAGCTTCCAGCACTATTATGCCCCGGAACAGGATTTCTCGGCGGATTGCGAATACGACAACAGTGCTAACGAACGCCTTGAATCTCAGTTGCTAGCTGAAATCGCCGAGTGCCATGCCAACGCTGCCATCTTCGTCTACGAGGACAACCAAGTTCAAATTCAACCGGTACAACCCGAGGAACAATATGTCCCAGTGCATTTTGCTCGCACTGAAGCCGGTACCTTCTTCTGGACTACGATGGCTCGTGAAGCCGACAGCGATCTCATCCAACCGTGCCACTGCTTCTCCGATCACCAGCTCCCCCAGCAGGAGTTTTGCGATAGATGGGCGCAAGCTTAA